From Puniceicoccaceae bacterium, a single genomic window includes:
- a CDS encoding DUF2200 domain-containing protein, whose protein sequence is MKRSQTHDERIAELTFSEVYPHYIAKVEKKGRTVEELHQVIFWLTGFEASDLQRLIDCKATFRQFFAEATLHPNASLITGTICGHRIEAIENPLTQQVRYLDKLVDELAKGRKMEKILRTS, encoded by the coding sequence ATGAAACGCAGTCAAACTCACGACGAACGCATCGCAGAGCTGACATTTTCCGAAGTGTATCCGCACTATATTGCCAAGGTGGAGAAAAAGGGTCGAACCGTCGAGGAGCTGCACCAAGTCATCTTCTGGTTGACGGGATTTGAAGCAAGCGACCTCCAGCGATTGATCGATTGCAAAGCGACGTTCCGCCAGTTTTTTGCCGAAGCGACCCTGCATCCCAACGCCAGCTTGATCACTGGCACCATCTGCGGCCACCGCATCGAAGCCATCGAAAATCCGTTGACGCAGCAGGTGCGCTATCTTGACAAATTGGTGGACGAGTTGGCAAAGGGAAGGAAAATGGAGAAGATCCTGCGAACTTCCTAG
- a CDS encoding DUF2721 domain-containing protein: MDLTTPALLFPAISLLLLAYTNRFVVLTGVIRSFASNRDAVSGELVRRQIDSMRRRLTLIRNMQILGVGAFVLCTLSMGGLFLDQEVIGEVLFGASLLALLGSLLFSLLELKVSTEAINLEIDRIRSGVDSKPGSNP; the protein is encoded by the coding sequence ATGGATTTGACGACTCCTGCCCTTTTGTTTCCGGCGATTTCGCTACTCTTGCTGGCCTACACGAATCGATTTGTAGTATTGACCGGGGTCATCCGCTCCTTTGCGTCAAATCGTGATGCGGTGTCGGGAGAGTTGGTGCGTCGGCAGATTGATTCGATGCGACGTCGGTTGACTCTGATCCGCAACATGCAGATCCTCGGAGTGGGAGCGTTTGTGCTGTGCACCCTGTCGATGGGCGGACTTTTTCTCGATCAGGAGGTCATCGGAGAAGTGCTGTTTGGTGCAAGCCTGCTCGCGCTGCTGGGTTCCCTGCTGTTTTCCCTGTTGGAACTCAAGGTCTCCACCGAGGCCATCAATCTCGAAATTGACCGCATCCGCTCCGGGGTTGATTCCAAGCCAGGATCAAATCCTTGA
- a CDS encoding cupin domain-containing protein translates to MNASASPKPVWVPTPPGPVLKAFGEEVSILLTGEQTDGKLTLWLESVPPGGGPPPHRHLREEEWFVVQEGRFEFLLEGTWKEMKPGGVAYIPRNAVHTFRNCGDTTGKLLVSTSPSGFETIFQRSADKFSKPGEPNMEAILKVASEHGIEFVT, encoded by the coding sequence ATGAATGCTTCTGCTTCCCCCAAACCTGTGTGGGTTCCCACTCCCCCGGGACCCGTTCTCAAAGCCTTCGGTGAAGAGGTTTCGATTCTCCTCACTGGTGAACAGACCGATGGCAAGTTGACGCTCTGGCTCGAGTCCGTACCGCCCGGTGGAGGTCCACCGCCCCATCGCCACCTGCGCGAGGAGGAATGGTTTGTCGTGCAGGAGGGTCGCTTCGAATTCCTGCTCGAAGGGACCTGGAAGGAAATGAAGCCGGGTGGCGTCGCCTACATTCCACGCAATGCCGTGCACACATTCCGAAATTGCGGGGATACAACCGGCAAACTGCTCGTCTCGACATCTCCTTCCGGATTCGAAACTATCTTCCAGCGAAGCGCGGATAAATTCTCCAAACCGGGCGAACCCAACATGGAGGCCATCCTAAAAGTCGCCTCGGAGCATGGCATCGAGTTTGTCACTTGA
- a CDS encoding sugar phosphate isomerase/epimerase, giving the protein MNTTPKPRFPTLIALAALTSTLLLTGAQTGESKHEHSEFCFHDSIGIQLWSLRSISQDDPELALDLVKAYGIPLVEAAGNYGWSPDAFLAKLDERGLKMPSAHVQYNQMMEDPEAVVAEMKALGVKACFVPWIPHEELFDVAEMNRAVEHFNQWGKLFADAGIRFGYHPHGYEFGPGELEGETLLDSMMRKTNPEHVWFEMDVFWVVHGGADPVELLKQYPDRWIALHIKDIRKGAPTGLRTGGAPASDKVVVGQGSIDWPRVIGTAVAQGVELHFLEEESENPLLQIPLSLEYLRKLELQPE; this is encoded by the coding sequence ATGAATACCACCCCCAAGCCCCGTTTTCCGACGCTCATCGCGCTCGCTGCGCTCACCAGCACCCTGCTGCTAACCGGTGCTCAAACCGGCGAGTCCAAACATGAACATTCGGAGTTCTGCTTCCACGACTCCATCGGCATCCAGCTCTGGTCCCTGCGTTCCATCAGCCAGGACGATCCCGAGCTGGCACTGGATCTGGTCAAGGCCTACGGTATCCCTCTTGTCGAGGCTGCGGGCAACTACGGCTGGAGTCCCGATGCCTTCCTTGCGAAGCTGGACGAGCGCGGTCTGAAAATGCCCTCCGCACACGTGCAGTACAACCAGATGATGGAGGATCCGGAAGCTGTGGTTGCAGAAATGAAAGCCCTCGGGGTGAAGGCATGTTTTGTGCCGTGGATTCCCCATGAAGAACTCTTTGACGTCGCCGAGATGAATCGTGCGGTGGAGCATTTTAACCAATGGGGAAAACTCTTCGCCGACGCAGGCATCCGCTTCGGATACCATCCGCACGGCTATGAATTTGGCCCCGGCGAGCTGGAAGGCGAAACCCTGCTCGACTCCATGATGCGCAAGACTAATCCCGAGCACGTCTGGTTCGAAATGGATGTCTTCTGGGTCGTGCATGGAGGTGCCGATCCGGTGGAGCTGCTCAAGCAATATCCGGATCGCTGGATCGCACTGCACATCAAGGACATTCGCAAGGGCGCACCCACCGGACTGCGCACGGGCGGCGCACCCGCCAGCGATAAGGTCGTCGTCGGTCAGGGCAGCATCGACTGGCCACGCGTGATCGGCACCGCCGTCGCCCAAGGCGTCGAACTGCATTTCCTTGAAGAGGAGTCCGAAAACCCACTGCTGCAAATCCCGCTCAGCCTGGAATACCTGCGCAAGCTCGAGCTGCAACCCGAATGA
- the maoP gene encoding DUF413 domain-containing protein, whose amino-acid sequence MIAVFRRNSSCDEFRRRGALLACLCVLLGSGCTYLGQVKAQRDYEQSHRHEPKLATAKHILQEPTFFVYGRIEGDSADHSGAPVVVLAVSNDLQPDEIVDVFRLGRSGSFYGMNLPEGNYHLVMATDRNRDGTLQVDEIDGSTTLSLDEETYPGRVAANMDLEGDPQTRITISTFPVDYGPAESRSLERSLFYPEGTLRALDDSIFSRYMSELGMYDPSAFMEMAPLMFYALEEDSPHKVPVIFVHGMGGTAADFESMVERLDRDRYAAWFFHYPSGLELGRLSQLFYDIFLSGQIIPPSETPCVIVAHSMGGLIVRDALNLHLERNGQRKVGLFVTLASPFGGIKSAAVGVARAPLVVPAWRDLAPGSSFIENLFRKSLCGQVQHRVLFCALTDEDVANQEGSDGVVPVDSQLSSLIQAGDSSITGMRASHAGVLSHPVAVEQVNEWLSVIRSPLPEPQLQLISKGGFVVDSEQQPGRYTEIELHILKTFGYLLRALANGEVEPASSHQEQFLAALNPEVPAQTPAETGWVKFTEDFPELAK is encoded by the coding sequence ATGATTGCCGTCTTTCGGAGGAATTCGTCCTGTGATGAGTTCCGGCGGCGGGGTGCACTGCTCGCATGCCTTTGCGTTTTGCTCGGAAGCGGCTGTACTTACCTTGGACAGGTCAAGGCGCAACGCGATTATGAGCAGTCACACCGCCATGAACCCAAGCTCGCGACTGCAAAGCATATCCTGCAAGAACCCACGTTTTTTGTATACGGACGCATCGAGGGTGATTCCGCTGATCATTCAGGAGCTCCGGTTGTGGTTCTCGCGGTTTCCAATGACTTGCAGCCGGATGAGATTGTGGATGTGTTCCGCCTGGGGCGTTCCGGATCCTTCTACGGGATGAATTTGCCGGAAGGTAACTATCATCTGGTGATGGCGACGGATCGAAATCGTGATGGAACGCTTCAGGTCGATGAAATCGACGGCAGCACAACCCTTTCACTGGATGAAGAGACCTACCCCGGTCGCGTGGCCGCAAACATGGATCTGGAGGGTGACCCGCAGACACGCATCACAATATCCACCTTTCCAGTCGACTACGGCCCGGCTGAATCGCGTTCGCTGGAACGTTCGCTCTTCTACCCTGAGGGCACCCTGCGCGCATTGGACGATTCCATTTTCTCCCGATACATGTCCGAACTCGGAATGTATGATCCTTCTGCCTTCATGGAGATGGCTCCCTTGATGTTTTATGCGTTGGAGGAGGACAGCCCTCACAAAGTGCCAGTGATTTTTGTGCATGGAATGGGTGGTACGGCGGCGGATTTTGAGTCGATGGTGGAACGCTTGGATCGAGATCGCTATGCAGCGTGGTTTTTCCACTATCCCTCGGGATTGGAGCTGGGGCGATTGAGTCAATTGTTCTACGACATTTTTTTATCCGGTCAGATCATCCCGCCATCCGAAACCCCATGCGTCATCGTTGCCCACAGCATGGGTGGGTTGATTGTGCGCGATGCTCTGAATCTCCATCTGGAGCGAAACGGGCAGCGCAAGGTTGGGTTGTTTGTGACGCTCGCCTCTCCGTTTGGTGGAATAAAGTCGGCTGCGGTGGGAGTCGCCCGGGCACCGCTGGTGGTTCCCGCCTGGCGCGACCTTGCTCCCGGCTCATCCTTCATTGAGAATTTGTTCCGCAAATCGCTGTGTGGACAGGTGCAGCATCGGGTGCTCTTCTGTGCGTTGACAGACGAGGATGTGGCCAATCAGGAGGGAAGCGACGGTGTGGTTCCGGTGGACAGTCAGCTCAGTTCGTTGATTCAGGCGGGGGACTCTTCCATCACCGGGATGCGCGCCTCCCATGCGGGAGTACTGAGCCATCCGGTGGCAGTGGAACAGGTGAATGAATGGTTGTCCGTAATTCGCTCACCTCTGCCTGAGCCGCAGCTGCAATTGATCTCGAAGGGTGGGTTTGTGGTGGACTCTGAACAACAACCGGGTCGTTATACTGAAATCGAGCTGCACATCCTGAAGACCTTCGGTTACCTGTTGCGTGCGCTCGCCAACGGCGAGGTTGAGCCAGCGAGTTCGCATCAGGAGCAATTTCTCGCGGCTTTGAACCCTGAGGTTCCAGCACAGACTCCAGCGGAGACCGGATGGGTAAAGTTTACAGAAGATTTTCCCGAGCTTGCGAAGTGA
- a CDS encoding fatty acid desaturase, translating to MKRIKNWDILAFLVTYHILLLALLPWVVQHFSWVGVGFFIVTNLLGGLSITVGYHRLFSHKTYQAHPIFEAVVLCLATLAFQWSALGWSYDHRKHHTHVDTDEDPYSIKKGFWYAHFLWLLDYRQQIDESVVDDLVKNPRVMFQHRHFLLLTIVVNLAVLGLACLFMHPVTALYFSFVLRVFCIHHSTWFINSLAHTWGSRTYAKELSAVDNAVLALLTFGEGYHNYHHTFANDYRNGVKWWHFDPTKWIIWTAAKLGWVSNLRRVDNIRLQKIIVRKDLHLISDFFEHHLRHHTDPAAAAFHQKLSDLYETFNTQSSRLSRLVVEKRKAASAETRKLIQVEMRMIQRQLRSTWSAWVETTALIGRKYQLEHAH from the coding sequence ATGAAACGCATTAAGAACTGGGACATATTGGCATTTTTGGTGACCTATCACATCCTGCTGCTGGCACTCCTGCCGTGGGTCGTGCAGCATTTTTCATGGGTGGGAGTTGGCTTTTTCATCGTTACCAACCTATTGGGTGGACTCTCAATCACAGTTGGGTATCACCGTCTGTTCTCCCATAAGACCTATCAGGCGCATCCGATCTTTGAAGCCGTTGTGTTGTGCCTTGCAACGCTTGCATTCCAATGGTCTGCCCTGGGATGGTCCTACGACCATCGCAAACACCACACGCATGTGGACACGGATGAAGACCCCTATTCCATCAAAAAAGGGTTCTGGTATGCGCACTTTCTCTGGCTGCTCGACTACCGCCAGCAAATTGACGAAAGTGTCGTGGACGACCTTGTCAAAAATCCACGCGTGATGTTTCAGCACCGTCACTTCCTGCTGCTGACGATTGTGGTCAATCTGGCGGTCCTCGGTCTGGCGTGCCTGTTCATGCATCCCGTGACGGCCCTGTATTTTTCGTTTGTGCTGCGCGTTTTCTGCATCCACCACAGCACCTGGTTCATCAACTCCCTTGCTCACACCTGGGGTTCGCGCACCTATGCCAAGGAACTCAGTGCGGTGGACAACGCCGTGCTTGCGCTGCTCACCTTTGGTGAGGGCTATCACAACTATCACCACACTTTTGCCAACGATTATCGCAACGGCGTGAAGTGGTGGCATTTTGATCCGACCAAGTGGATCATCTGGACTGCAGCCAAACTCGGATGGGTAAGCAACCTGCGACGCGTAGATAACATACGCTTGCAGAAGATCATTGTGCGCAAGGATTTGCATCTGATTTCAGATTTCTTCGAGCACCACTTGCGCCACCACACCGATCCCGCTGCTGCGGCTTTCCACCAGAAGCTCTCCGATCTGTATGAGACTTTTAATACGCAGTCCTCACGCTTGAGCCGTCTGGTTGTGGAAAAGCGCAAGGCGGCTTCTGCGGAGACACGCAAGCTCATCCAGGTGGAAATGCGCATGATCCAGCGTCAACTGCGTTCAACCTGGTCGGCCTGGGTGGAGACTACGGCGTTGATCGGGCGCAAGTATCAGCTCGAACACGCGCACTGA
- a CDS encoding riboflavin synthase subunit alpha, with protein MYTGIVQGKFPLLAVDKKPGLHSLWISLPESLTQGLERGASVAMDGVCLTVAAMESQRIRFDVMQETLSLTTLGSLEAGSLVNIERSAKAGQEIGGHLISGHIDTLARVVSIQRPENNCVLRFAVDPKWMRYIFSKGFLAINGCSLTVVNADKQSGEFEVWLIPETLALTTFGEKQVGDAINIEVERQTQVIVDTITDLLKDPDFRKEHGIR; from the coding sequence ATGTATACCGGAATCGTTCAGGGAAAATTTCCCCTTCTCGCCGTCGACAAAAAACCAGGACTGCACTCGTTGTGGATTTCGCTGCCTGAGTCGCTGACGCAGGGACTCGAACGCGGTGCCAGCGTAGCGATGGATGGCGTCTGCCTGACGGTCGCTGCGATGGAGTCACAGCGCATCCGTTTTGACGTGATGCAGGAGACACTCTCGCTCACGACCCTGGGCAGCCTGGAAGCAGGTTCGTTGGTGAACATTGAACGCTCTGCCAAGGCAGGGCAGGAGATTGGAGGTCATCTGATCTCGGGGCACATTGACACCCTGGCACGGGTCGTGTCGATACAGCGTCCGGAGAACAATTGCGTCCTGCGCTTTGCAGTCGATCCAAAGTGGATGCGCTACATCTTTTCCAAGGGGTTTCTTGCCATCAACGGCTGCAGCCTGACCGTGGTCAACGCGGACAAGCAGAGCGGAGAATTTGAAGTGTGGCTGATTCCCGAAACGCTTGCGCTTACCACCTTTGGTGAAAAACAGGTCGGCGATGCCATCAACATCGAAGTAGAGCGTCAGACTCAGGTCATTGTTGATACCATCACCGATCTGCTCAAAGATCCGGATTTTCGGAAGGAACACGGGATCCGTTAA
- a CDS encoding VOC family protein, whose translation MNLGAFSISLAVKDIHASRAFYQKLGFEDFGGDIDANWLILKNGDHLIGLFQGMFESNLLTFNPGWDQSASNLESFTDVREICAQLKEQGVEIEGDDAFPSQGPAFFSVQDPDGNLIGLMEEIR comes from the coding sequence ATGAACCTTGGTGCCTTTTCCATCAGCCTTGCCGTAAAGGACATCCATGCGTCACGAGCATTTTACCAAAAGCTGGGATTTGAGGATTTTGGTGGCGACATCGACGCAAACTGGCTCATCCTGAAAAACGGCGACCACCTCATCGGACTCTTTCAGGGTATGTTCGAGAGCAATCTTCTGACTTTCAATCCGGGCTGGGATCAGTCCGCTTCCAACCTGGAATCCTTCACCGATGTCAGGGAAATCTGCGCCCAGTTGAAAGAACAGGGTGTGGAAATTGAAGGCGACGATGCCTTTCCCTCACAGGGTCCCGCGTTCTTCTCCGTTCAGGATCCCGATGGAAATCTCATCGGTCTCATGGAGGAAATACGCTGA
- a CDS encoding class I SAM-dependent methyltransferase, whose amino-acid sequence MNPSELTTLFDQQAASYDSQWSRLAPINHTLHLLTGAVLAQLPATAKILCVGAGTGVEILYLAKHFQGWHFTAVEPSSAMLQQFRHKAEQMGILSRCELHTGYLDSLPEDRKFDGATSFLVSQFILDRHDRTAFFQQIANRLRPDGLLVSSDLAGDLTLPECESLLEIWFQLMSGSGISAEGVARMRAAYQSDVAVLPPDEVSKVVQQGGFFEPVRFFQAGMIHAWFARRSR is encoded by the coding sequence ATGAATCCAAGCGAACTCACCACCCTTTTTGATCAACAGGCAGCTTCTTATGATTCCCAATGGAGCCGCCTGGCTCCAATCAACCATACGCTGCACCTGCTCACCGGAGCCGTACTCGCACAGCTCCCGGCCACCGCGAAGATCCTCTGCGTGGGCGCCGGAACCGGAGTCGAAATCCTTTACCTCGCAAAGCACTTTCAAGGTTGGCACTTCACAGCCGTTGAACCGTCCTCAGCGATGCTGCAACAGTTCAGGCACAAGGCCGAACAGATGGGTATCCTGTCGCGCTGTGAGCTGCACACGGGCTATCTCGACTCGCTCCCCGAGGACCGAAAATTCGACGGTGCCACGTCCTTCCTGGTGTCCCAATTCATTCTCGACCGGCATGATCGCACGGCATTCTTCCAGCAGATCGCAAACCGTCTGCGCCCGGATGGGCTACTGGTGAGTTCGGATCTTGCAGGCGACCTCACCCTCCCCGAGTGCGAAAGTCTGCTCGAGATCTGGTTTCAGCTGATGAGCGGTAGCGGAATATCCGCTGAGGGCGTCGCACGCATGCGCGCAGCCTACCAATCCGACGTTGCTGTACTTCCTCCTGACGAGGTGAGCAAGGTGGTACAGCAGGGTGGATTTTTCGAACCCGTGCGCTTCTTCCAGGCAGGCATGATTCACGCTTGGTTTGCAAGGCGATCCAGGTGA
- a CDS encoding bifunctional nuclease family protein, translating to MQQDAVEVFVKVPVQHTSGYALFIGNDEKTIIIYVDATTGDAIRMIQNGVRKERPLTHDLMGFIMQGFGIEVKRVLINEVQESTFYARLTLEMENELGTKIVEIDARPSDSITLALMTGKPIFMARKVLDSVEDMTEIMEKIIKQQG from the coding sequence ATGCAACAGGATGCAGTAGAGGTGTTCGTCAAAGTGCCGGTCCAGCACACCAGCGGTTATGCGCTGTTCATTGGAAACGATGAAAAAACTATCATCATCTACGTGGATGCAACCACGGGCGATGCGATCCGCATGATCCAGAACGGTGTGCGCAAGGAGCGCCCGCTCACGCACGATCTCATGGGGTTCATCATGCAGGGCTTTGGAATTGAGGTGAAGCGCGTGCTGATCAATGAAGTACAGGAGAGCACCTTTTATGCGCGACTCACGCTGGAAATGGAAAATGAACTGGGAACGAAGATTGTGGAAATCGATGCACGCCCCAGCGACTCGATCACGCTGGCTCTGATGACCGGGAAACCCATTTTCATGGCTCGCAAGGTGCTCGACAGTGTGGAAGACATGACCGAGATCATGGAAAAAATCATCAAACAACAGGGCTAG
- a CDS encoding serine hydrolase domain-containing protein encodes MNSYQSLLRTGKMLRHLIPVLPAAFAVASLPAQVAVETIPATTIKVQTEPFVFYELQSVSGLTSTPVGKWKVGDGSIQQWVIENSAEAASHQVVSTPIQNLNTLLNTIVEKHGIPAVSALVFKDGKVQAMGATGTRCKGVVAPVTLFDKWHNGSVTKGMTATLAAILVEEGLIAWETTLGEVFPGRVAAMADGWSQVTLKQLLSNTSGAPGSLSNEIWTAVWNYEGLPRDARLFLIDLLTPTPLAYAPGTSYAYSNAGFSIAGAMLEKVTGIDWETLMHNKLFAPLGMHDAGFGVAATPRMLNQPYGHGGNLAQMTIYEPSRISDNPPAIGPSATAHSSLVDMARYLELHLRGERGETGLLLQPSSFDTLHTFVDANSRYALGWLQHTSGWLSHTGSNTYNYANVWIAPANNWACVVYLNYGGSNAFEISDEVVVQLINHHM; translated from the coding sequence ATGAATTCCTATCAATCCCTCCTCCGAACTGGAAAGATGCTCAGGCATCTGATTCCAGTGCTTCCTGCCGCTTTTGCAGTTGCGTCATTACCCGCACAGGTTGCGGTCGAAACCATTCCGGCCACCACCATCAAGGTGCAGACCGAACCCTTTGTATTTTATGAGTTGCAATCAGTATCGGGTTTGACCTCCACTCCCGTTGGGAAATGGAAGGTGGGCGATGGATCGATACAGCAGTGGGTGATTGAGAACAGTGCTGAGGCAGCCTCCCATCAGGTGGTTTCCACCCCGATTCAAAATCTCAACACCCTGCTCAATACCATTGTTGAAAAGCATGGCATACCCGCAGTTAGCGCTCTCGTTTTCAAGGACGGCAAAGTCCAGGCCATGGGTGCTACGGGAACCCGATGCAAGGGGGTCGTTGCTCCGGTCACTCTGTTCGATAAGTGGCACAATGGATCCGTCACGAAGGGAATGACTGCAACCTTGGCCGCAATACTGGTTGAAGAGGGGCTCATCGCCTGGGAAACCACGCTCGGGGAGGTGTTTCCAGGCAGAGTTGCAGCCATGGCCGATGGGTGGTCTCAAGTGACTTTGAAGCAACTGTTGTCGAATACGTCGGGTGCCCCCGGATCGCTCAGTAATGAGATTTGGACCGCAGTGTGGAACTACGAGGGACTGCCACGCGATGCACGGCTTTTCCTGATTGATCTACTTACTCCCACTCCGCTTGCCTACGCTCCGGGAACCTCCTACGCGTATTCGAATGCCGGGTTTTCCATCGCGGGTGCGATGCTTGAGAAAGTGACGGGAATCGATTGGGAGACGCTCATGCACAACAAACTTTTTGCACCTCTTGGAATGCATGATGCCGGATTTGGGGTTGCCGCAACTCCCCGCATGCTGAATCAACCCTACGGCCACGGCGGAAATTTGGCACAAATGACGATTTACGAACCCTCACGAATTTCTGACAATCCTCCCGCAATCGGTCCTTCCGCGACCGCCCACTCTTCCTTGGTGGACATGGCGCGCTATCTCGAACTCCATTTGAGAGGGGAAAGGGGCGAAACGGGTCTGCTGCTTCAGCCCAGCTCATTTGACACGCTTCACACTTTTGTGGATGCCAATTCCCGATATGCGCTGGGTTGGCTCCAGCACACCAGTGGATGGTTGTCGCATACCGGTTCCAATACCTACAACTACGCCAATGTCTGGATCGCGCCAGCGAACAATTGGGCCTGCGTGGTTTACCTGAACTATGGTGGAAGCAATGCCTTTGAGATCAGCGACGAAGTGGTGGTACAGCTGATCAACCATCACATGTAG
- a CDS encoding SDR family NAD(P)-dependent oxidoreductase, with product MKTLLITGANRGIGLALTRALLENGHSVMGTYRDAARSQTLLDLAAESNRLHALQADVTHAGDHTRLAEQIDSLGGLDWVIHNAGVAAWGPLETESEERLLDTFRTNVVAPLLLTRALLPLLRRSQDAKVWMISSKMGSITEAKRIPGPNYAYPISKAALNMAGVQLARELAPFKIPVFLQTPGWVRTDMGGESADLSVQQCASALLKQFHSLSFADSGCFQEFDGSPLPF from the coding sequence ATGAAAACCCTTTTGATCACCGGGGCCAATCGCGGCATTGGACTGGCGCTGACCCGGGCGCTGCTGGAAAATGGCCACTCGGTCATGGGCACTTACCGTGACGCGGCCCGCTCGCAAACCCTGCTGGATCTAGCTGCCGAATCAAACCGACTGCACGCCCTTCAGGCTGATGTCACGCACGCCGGCGACCACACTCGACTGGCCGAGCAGATTGATTCACTGGGCGGACTCGACTGGGTCATTCACAATGCAGGAGTCGCCGCATGGGGGCCACTCGAAACCGAGAGCGAAGAACGCCTGCTCGACACCTTTCGGACCAATGTGGTTGCACCGCTCCTGCTAACGCGCGCATTACTGCCACTGCTGAGGCGAAGCCAGGACGCCAAGGTCTGGATGATTTCCTCCAAAATGGGTTCCATCACAGAGGCAAAACGCATCCCCGGCCCCAACTACGCCTACCCCATCAGCAAGGCTGCATTGAACATGGCAGGCGTGCAGCTCGCACGGGAACTTGCGCCCTTCAAGATTCCCGTTTTCCTGCAGACTCCGGGTTGGGTGCGCACCGACATGGGTGGGGAGAGCGCGGATTTGAGCGTGCAGCAGTGTGCCAGCGCGCTGCTCAAGCAGTTCCACTCACTCAGCTTCGCGGATTCCGGTTGTTTTCAGGAATTCGACGGCAGTCCTTTGCCGTTTTGA
- a CDS encoding shikimate kinase, translating into MSNPSQSPLKLPNDAPNLYLVGFMGTGKSAVGQRVAQQLHMPFCDSDHWIESHTGQSIPQIFSEQGEAGFRELERQFIESAQPDHRTVISVGGGLVTNASLLQRMQQVGIVFVLYASVDTIYSRIALDPNRPLMQVDDPRERIQSLLSQREAIYKQAGIGIMTDGYGIQEVADKVARIYLSHVP; encoded by the coding sequence ATGAGCAATCCATCTCAATCCCCTTTGAAACTACCCAACGACGCTCCCAATCTTTATCTGGTGGGTTTTATGGGTACGGGCAAGAGTGCGGTGGGACAACGCGTTGCCCAACAGCTTCACATGCCGTTCTGTGACTCAGACCACTGGATCGAATCCCACACCGGGCAGAGCATTCCTCAGATTTTCAGTGAGCAGGGAGAAGCGGGCTTTCGCGAACTGGAACGTCAATTCATTGAATCCGCGCAACCCGATCACCGCACGGTCATCTCGGTTGGAGGCGGACTGGTCACCAATGCCTCATTGCTCCAGCGCATGCAACAAGTGGGCATCGTGTTTGTGCTCTATGCCAGTGTCGACACGATCTATTCCCGCATCGCGCTCGACCCCAACCGCCCACTCATGCAGGTGGACGATCCGCGCGAACGCATCCAGTCCCTGCTTTCACAGCGCGAGGCCATCTACAAGCAGGCGGGTATTGGCATCATGACCGATGGTTACGGCATCCAGGAAGTGGCGGACAAGGTCGCCCGCATCTACCTTTCTCATGTTCCATAA